In Lewinellaceae bacterium, a single window of DNA contains:
- the pdxA gene encoding 4-hydroxythreonine-4-phosphate dehydrogenase PdxA, which translates to MKKLKIGISIGDINGIGLEVILKALLHERITEICTPVIYGSSKVVSYHKNIIEDEVEFNSTRSADKIYNDRVNIVNCWQENVNITLGKASEQSGQYARMSLEAATRDLKEGLVDALVTAPISKEAMHLAGFPFPGHTEYLAQELGPDQSLMFMVNDGLRIGLATNHLPLREVAGTLNKELIMEKLQVMNNSLKVDFGLERPSIAVLGLNPHAGDGGVLGGEEESFIRPAVVELKKKGMLVMGPFSADGFFGSGQFRKFDAILAMYHDQGLIPFKALSFGSGVNFTAGLSRVRTSPDHGTAFDLAGKNSADPSSFRKALFLAMDIAQNRILYNELHADALKKREDMLGQEDEILKEDEH; encoded by the coding sequence ATGAAAAAATTGAAGATAGGGATCAGCATTGGCGATATCAACGGAATCGGGTTAGAGGTCATTCTTAAGGCATTGCTTCACGAAAGGATCACGGAAATATGCACTCCGGTTATTTACGGTTCTTCGAAAGTGGTTTCCTACCATAAGAATATCATAGAAGACGAAGTTGAATTCAACTCCACTCGTTCGGCGGACAAGATTTACAACGATCGGGTCAATATTGTCAATTGCTGGCAGGAAAATGTCAATATTACGCTGGGAAAAGCTTCCGAACAGAGTGGCCAGTACGCCCGCATGTCTTTGGAAGCAGCAACCCGCGACCTGAAGGAAGGGCTGGTCGATGCCCTGGTGACGGCTCCGATCAGCAAAGAAGCCATGCACCTGGCGGGGTTTCCCTTTCCTGGCCACACCGAGTACCTGGCACAGGAACTCGGCCCGGATCAGAGCCTCATGTTTATGGTCAACGACGGCCTTCGCATTGGCCTGGCGACCAATCACCTCCCGCTGCGGGAGGTAGCCGGCACCCTGAACAAAGAGTTGATCATGGAAAAACTTCAGGTGATGAACAACTCTCTGAAGGTCGATTTTGGGTTGGAACGCCCTTCCATTGCCGTGTTGGGCCTCAATCCGCACGCCGGCGACGGCGGCGTGCTGGGAGGCGAAGAAGAATCCTTTATTCGGCCGGCGGTGGTGGAACTCAAGAAGAAAGGCATGCTCGTGATGGGGCCTTTCTCCGCTGACGGGTTTTTCGGATCCGGCCAATTTCGCAAATTCGATGCCATTCTGGCCATGTACCACGATCAGGGGCTCATCCCCTTCAAAGCCCTTTCTTTTGGCAGCGGCGTCAACTTCACGGCCGGGCTCAGCCGCGTACGTACTTCTCCGGACCATGGCACCGCCTTCGACCTGGCTGGAAAAAATTCGGCCGACCCCTCTTCTTTCCGAAAAGCGCTCTTCCTGGCTATGGATATTGCTCAAAACAGGATTTTATACAATGAACTGCACGCCGATGCCCTGAAAAAGCGGGAAGATATGCTGGGGCAGGAAGATGAAATCCTGAAGGAAGACGAGCATTGA